A single genomic interval of Lathyrus oleraceus cultivar Zhongwan6 chromosome 7, CAAS_Psat_ZW6_1.0, whole genome shotgun sequence harbors:
- the LOC127104631 gene encoding uncharacterized protein LOC127104631 — MKFEFPDEDVLFLKEYYNRPDPYEGPEPGSRWTLMFDGASNASRNGVGVVITSPTGFHIPFTAIICFDCTNNMTEYEACIYGIKATIDLRIKFLKVYGDSTLVFIKIKGEWERRHPNLIPYREHVLKLITYFEEITFDHIPREENHLADALATLASMFKVKWANEAPSIIIMRLDEPTFCYANDEVQDDKP, encoded by the coding sequence atgaagtttgaatttcctgatgaagatgtGTTATTTCTCAAAGAATATTACAATAGACCAGACCCATATGAAGGCCCAGAACCAGGATCGCGATGGACGCTCATGTTTGACGGTGCTTCAAATGCTTCGAGAAATGGTGTGGGAGTTGTCATTACTTCTCCCACGGGTTTTCATATTCCTTTCACTGCCATAATATGTTTTGATTGCACGAACAACATGAccgaatatgaagcttgcatctACGGGATTAAAGCAACtattgacttgagaatcaaatTTCTGAAGGTATACGGGGACTCAACTCTGGTCTTCATCAaaattaaaggagaatgggagagAAGACACCCAAATCTGATTCCGTACCGGGAGCATGTATTGAAGTTGATTACATATTTTGAGGAGATCACATTTGACCATATCCCGAGAGAAGAAAATCACTTAGCAGATGCACTGGCTACTCTGGCATCCATGTTTAAAGTTAAATGGGCGAATGAGGCCCCCTCCATCATCATTATGAGGTTGGATGAGCCAACATTCTGCTATGCTAATGATGaagtgcaagatgataagccttgA
- the LOC127105957 gene encoding splicing factor U2af large subunit B isoform X7, translating to MAEYEEEERYEGNGAGGGGGEGGGEGGGGEDLDTTHPYPSSASSPQLLDHPVSKSRHESRDYDRESSRSREKELEKDRKRDKERHRDRDRERDRGDGEKERDPHHRDYRHRDRKDRERGRGRDREDGDSHRSRDRDRDHDRRGRGDYDREERHKRRSRSISPSKDRSEHGTRSRSRSKSKRVSGFDLAPPPSAMLAGSAAVTGICSCVLKKVHIKLHAVIWAMLGNLPQCVDNGREPTSVAFMSMEESMHRYLVGLVRLQLETISTLVDITAPNPTIPGVLQNMFPMAPSQMQQFSALPMMPIQAMTQQATRHARRVYVGGLPPTANEQSVAIFFSQVMAKIGGNTAGPGDAVVNVYINHDKKFAFVEMRSVEEASNAMALDGIIFEGAPVKVRRPTDYNPSLAATLGPSQPNPNLNLGAVGLTPGSAGGLEGPDRIFVGGLPYYFTETQIRELLETFGPLRGFDLVKDRETGNSKGYAFCVYQDLAVTDIACAALNGIKMGDKTLTVRRANQGTTQPKPEQESILMHAQQQIALQKLIFQPALVATKVVCLTNAVAPDELKEDEDFEEIIDDMRQECSKFGTLVNVVIPRPQPDGDLSGGVGKVFLEYVDIEGATKARTGLNGRKFGGNEVIAVFYQENKFAQGDYEG from the exons ATGGCTGAATACGAAGAAGAAGAAAGATACGAAGGGAACGGAGCCGGAGGAGGAGGCGGAGAAGGCGGAGGAGAAGGAGGAGGAGGAGAGGATCTCGACACCACTCATCCCTATCCTTCTTCTGCATCTTCTCCTCAACTTCTCGATCATCCCGTTTCCAAATCTCGC CATGAATCTCGTGATTATGATAGAGAATCATCGAGAAGCAGAGAAAAGGAACTAGAGAAAGACAGGAAAAGAGATAAGGAGAGGCACAGAGATAGAGACAGAGAGAGAGATCGTGGTGATGGGGAGAAGGAAAGGGATCCTCACCACAGAGACTATCGACACCGTGACAGAAAGGATAGGGAAAGGGGTAGGGGTAGAGATAGGGAGGATGGAGATTCTCACAGAAGTCGTGACCGTGACCGTGACCATGACAG AAGAGGAAGAGGGGATTATGATCGAGAGGAAAGGCATAAACGTAGGTCTCGATCTATTTCACCATCTAAAGATAGATCTGAGCATGGAACAAGGTCACGTTCTCGCTCGAAGAG CAAAAGGGTTAGTGGTTTTGATTTGGCTCCCCCTCCTTCTGCAATGTTAGCTGGTTCTGCCGCTGTTACAGGTATTTGCTCTTGTGTTTT GAAAAAAGTTCATATCAAATTGCATGCTGTTATCTGG GCAATGTTGGGCAACTTGCCCCAATGTGTTGACAATGGGCGTGAGCCGACATCTGTAGCTTTTATGTCCATGGAGGAATCAATGCACCGGTATTTGGTGGGTCTTGTTCGTCTTCAACTGGAAACTATATCTACTTTGGTAGAC ATTACTGCGCCAAATCCTACAATTCCTGGAGTGTTGCAAAACATGTTTCCGATGGCTCCTAGTCAG ATGCAGCAGTTCAGTGCTCTCCCTATGATGCCAATTCAGGCTATGACACAACAG GCTACTCGACATGCTAGAAGGGTGTATGTTGGAGGACTCCCTCCGACAGCCAATGAGCAG TCTGTTGCTATTTTCTTCAGCCAGGTCATGGCTAAGATTGGAGGAAACACTGCTGGTCCAG GTGATGCTGTGGTCAATGTTTACATTAACCATGACAAAAAATTCGCCTTTGTTGAGATGAGGTCCGTTGAGGAAGCTAGCAATGCAATGGCTTTGGATGGGATTATTTTTGAG GGGGCACCTGTCAAAGTCAGGAGACCTACTGATTACAACCCTTCTCTAGCTGCTACTCTAGGCCCAAGCCAACCTAACCCAAACCTGAACCTTGGCGCTGTTGGTTTAACCCCTGGGTCAGCTGGTGGACTTGAAGGCCCTGATCGCATTTTTGTGGGTGGACTTCCATATTACTTCACAGAAACTCAGATCAGGGAGCTTTTAGAAACTTTTGGTCCTCTTCGGGGTTTCGATCTGGTGAAAGATAGAGAAACAGGAAATTCAAAGGGTTATGCATTTTGTGTTTACCAAGATCTTGCTGTTACTGATATTGCATGTGCAGCTCTGAATGGAATTAAGATGGGAGATAAGACTCTTACTGTTAGACGTGCTAATCAAGGGACAACCCAGCCTAAACCTGAACAAGAGAGCATTTTAATGCATGCACAACAGCAAATTGCTCTGCAG AAACTTATATTTCAACCAGCATTAGTAGCTACAAAGGTGGTGTGTTTAACCAACGCAGTTGCTCCTGACGAGCTCAAGGAAGATGAGGACTTTGAAGAAATTATCGATGATATGAGACAGGAATGCTCCAAATTTG GTACTTTGGTGAATGTTGTGATCCCTCGCCCACAACCAGATGGGGATCTATCTGGTGGAGTTGGAAAG
- the LOC127105957 gene encoding splicing factor U2af large subunit A isoform X2, whose product MAEYEEEERYEGNGAGGGGGEGGGEGGGGEDLDTTHPYPSSASSPQLLDHPVSKSRHESRDYDRESSRSREKELEKDRKRDKERHRDRDRERDRGDGEKERDPHHRDYRHRDRKDRERGRGRDREDGDSHRSRDRDRDHDRRGRGDYDREERHKRRSRSISPSKDRSEHGTRSRSRSKSKRVSGFDLAPPPSAMLAGSAAVTGQITAPNPTIPGVLQNMFPMAPSQMQQFSALPMMPIQAMTQQATRHARRVYVGGLPPTANEQSVAIFFSQVMAKIGGNTAGPGDAVVNVYINHDKKFAFVEMRSVEEASNAMALDGIIFEGAPVKVRRPTDYNPSLAATLGPSQPNPNLNLGAVGLTPGSAGGLEGPDRIFVGGLPYYFTETQIRELLETFGPLRGFDLVKDRETGNSKGYAFCVYQDLAVTDIACAALNGIKMGDKTLTVRRANQGTTQPKPEQESILMHAQQQIALQKLIFQPALVATKVVCLTNAVAPDELKEDEDFEEIIDDMRQECSKFGTLVNVVIPRPQPDGDLSGGVGKVFLEYVDIEGATKARTGLNGRKFGGNEVIAVFYQENKFAQGDYEG is encoded by the exons ATGGCTGAATACGAAGAAGAAGAAAGATACGAAGGGAACGGAGCCGGAGGAGGAGGCGGAGAAGGCGGAGGAGAAGGAGGAGGAGGAGAGGATCTCGACACCACTCATCCCTATCCTTCTTCTGCATCTTCTCCTCAACTTCTCGATCATCCCGTTTCCAAATCTCGC CATGAATCTCGTGATTATGATAGAGAATCATCGAGAAGCAGAGAAAAGGAACTAGAGAAAGACAGGAAAAGAGATAAGGAGAGGCACAGAGATAGAGACAGAGAGAGAGATCGTGGTGATGGGGAGAAGGAAAGGGATCCTCACCACAGAGACTATCGACACCGTGACAGAAAGGATAGGGAAAGGGGTAGGGGTAGAGATAGGGAGGATGGAGATTCTCACAGAAGTCGTGACCGTGACCGTGACCATGACAG AAGAGGAAGAGGGGATTATGATCGAGAGGAAAGGCATAAACGTAGGTCTCGATCTATTTCACCATCTAAAGATAGATCTGAGCATGGAACAAGGTCACGTTCTCGCTCGAAGAG CAAAAGGGTTAGTGGTTTTGATTTGGCTCCCCCTCCTTCTGCAATGTTAGCTGGTTCTGCCGCTGTTACAG GTCAGATTACTGCGCCAAATCCTACAATTCCTGGAGTGTTGCAAAACATGTTTCCGATGGCTCCTAGTCAG ATGCAGCAGTTCAGTGCTCTCCCTATGATGCCAATTCAGGCTATGACACAACAG GCTACTCGACATGCTAGAAGGGTGTATGTTGGAGGACTCCCTCCGACAGCCAATGAGCAG TCTGTTGCTATTTTCTTCAGCCAGGTCATGGCTAAGATTGGAGGAAACACTGCTGGTCCAG GTGATGCTGTGGTCAATGTTTACATTAACCATGACAAAAAATTCGCCTTTGTTGAGATGAGGTCCGTTGAGGAAGCTAGCAATGCAATGGCTTTGGATGGGATTATTTTTGAG GGGGCACCTGTCAAAGTCAGGAGACCTACTGATTACAACCCTTCTCTAGCTGCTACTCTAGGCCCAAGCCAACCTAACCCAAACCTGAACCTTGGCGCTGTTGGTTTAACCCCTGGGTCAGCTGGTGGACTTGAAGGCCCTGATCGCATTTTTGTGGGTGGACTTCCATATTACTTCACAGAAACTCAGATCAGGGAGCTTTTAGAAACTTTTGGTCCTCTTCGGGGTTTCGATCTGGTGAAAGATAGAGAAACAGGAAATTCAAAGGGTTATGCATTTTGTGTTTACCAAGATCTTGCTGTTACTGATATTGCATGTGCAGCTCTGAATGGAATTAAGATGGGAGATAAGACTCTTACTGTTAGACGTGCTAATCAAGGGACAACCCAGCCTAAACCTGAACAAGAGAGCATTTTAATGCATGCACAACAGCAAATTGCTCTGCAG AAACTTATATTTCAACCAGCATTAGTAGCTACAAAGGTGGTGTGTTTAACCAACGCAGTTGCTCCTGACGAGCTCAAGGAAGATGAGGACTTTGAAGAAATTATCGATGATATGAGACAGGAATGCTCCAAATTTG GTACTTTGGTGAATGTTGTGATCCCTCGCCCACAACCAGATGGGGATCTATCTGGTGGAGTTGGAAAG
- the LOC127105957 gene encoding splicing factor U2af large subunit A isoform X1: MAEYEEEERYEGNGAGGGGGEGGGEGGGGEDLDTTHPYPSSASSPQLLDHPVSKSRHESRDYDRESSRSREKELEKDRKRDKERHRDRDRERDRGDGEKERDPHHRDYRHRDRKDRERGRGRDREDGDSHRSRDRDRDHDRRGRGDYDREERHKRRSRSISPSKDRSEHGTRSRSRSKSKRVSGFDLAPPPSAMLAGSAAVTAGQITAPNPTIPGVLQNMFPMAPSQMQQFSALPMMPIQAMTQQATRHARRVYVGGLPPTANEQSVAIFFSQVMAKIGGNTAGPGDAVVNVYINHDKKFAFVEMRSVEEASNAMALDGIIFEGAPVKVRRPTDYNPSLAATLGPSQPNPNLNLGAVGLTPGSAGGLEGPDRIFVGGLPYYFTETQIRELLETFGPLRGFDLVKDRETGNSKGYAFCVYQDLAVTDIACAALNGIKMGDKTLTVRRANQGTTQPKPEQESILMHAQQQIALQKLIFQPALVATKVVCLTNAVAPDELKEDEDFEEIIDDMRQECSKFGTLVNVVIPRPQPDGDLSGGVGKVFLEYVDIEGATKARTGLNGRKFGGNEVIAVFYQENKFAQGDYEG, encoded by the exons ATGGCTGAATACGAAGAAGAAGAAAGATACGAAGGGAACGGAGCCGGAGGAGGAGGCGGAGAAGGCGGAGGAGAAGGAGGAGGAGGAGAGGATCTCGACACCACTCATCCCTATCCTTCTTCTGCATCTTCTCCTCAACTTCTCGATCATCCCGTTTCCAAATCTCGC CATGAATCTCGTGATTATGATAGAGAATCATCGAGAAGCAGAGAAAAGGAACTAGAGAAAGACAGGAAAAGAGATAAGGAGAGGCACAGAGATAGAGACAGAGAGAGAGATCGTGGTGATGGGGAGAAGGAAAGGGATCCTCACCACAGAGACTATCGACACCGTGACAGAAAGGATAGGGAAAGGGGTAGGGGTAGAGATAGGGAGGATGGAGATTCTCACAGAAGTCGTGACCGTGACCGTGACCATGACAG AAGAGGAAGAGGGGATTATGATCGAGAGGAAAGGCATAAACGTAGGTCTCGATCTATTTCACCATCTAAAGATAGATCTGAGCATGGAACAAGGTCACGTTCTCGCTCGAAGAG CAAAAGGGTTAGTGGTTTTGATTTGGCTCCCCCTCCTTCTGCAATGTTAGCTGGTTCTGCCGCTGTTACAG CAGGTCAGATTACTGCGCCAAATCCTACAATTCCTGGAGTGTTGCAAAACATGTTTCCGATGGCTCCTAGTCAG ATGCAGCAGTTCAGTGCTCTCCCTATGATGCCAATTCAGGCTATGACACAACAG GCTACTCGACATGCTAGAAGGGTGTATGTTGGAGGACTCCCTCCGACAGCCAATGAGCAG TCTGTTGCTATTTTCTTCAGCCAGGTCATGGCTAAGATTGGAGGAAACACTGCTGGTCCAG GTGATGCTGTGGTCAATGTTTACATTAACCATGACAAAAAATTCGCCTTTGTTGAGATGAGGTCCGTTGAGGAAGCTAGCAATGCAATGGCTTTGGATGGGATTATTTTTGAG GGGGCACCTGTCAAAGTCAGGAGACCTACTGATTACAACCCTTCTCTAGCTGCTACTCTAGGCCCAAGCCAACCTAACCCAAACCTGAACCTTGGCGCTGTTGGTTTAACCCCTGGGTCAGCTGGTGGACTTGAAGGCCCTGATCGCATTTTTGTGGGTGGACTTCCATATTACTTCACAGAAACTCAGATCAGGGAGCTTTTAGAAACTTTTGGTCCTCTTCGGGGTTTCGATCTGGTGAAAGATAGAGAAACAGGAAATTCAAAGGGTTATGCATTTTGTGTTTACCAAGATCTTGCTGTTACTGATATTGCATGTGCAGCTCTGAATGGAATTAAGATGGGAGATAAGACTCTTACTGTTAGACGTGCTAATCAAGGGACAACCCAGCCTAAACCTGAACAAGAGAGCATTTTAATGCATGCACAACAGCAAATTGCTCTGCAG AAACTTATATTTCAACCAGCATTAGTAGCTACAAAGGTGGTGTGTTTAACCAACGCAGTTGCTCCTGACGAGCTCAAGGAAGATGAGGACTTTGAAGAAATTATCGATGATATGAGACAGGAATGCTCCAAATTTG GTACTTTGGTGAATGTTGTGATCCCTCGCCCACAACCAGATGGGGATCTATCTGGTGGAGTTGGAAAG